GTGGATCGTGTTGTGGATATGTTTGAGCCATATTTTGGACGAAGCCGGGTCGTAGAAAATCTTACGCGACTGGGTGCCGCCGACGTTGGACGCAACGACCGGTATTTTTTCCCGTTCAAGGTATGAAAACGCAAAGTTGATGTTCGCTTCTCCGACCTGTATCCGTGTGGATTCTTTCGTACATAAAACGTTGCTTCCGCCGAACACTTTGGCACTGAGGTATTTGCGGTTGGCGCCTTTTTTGATCAAATCGTTCATGAGCAGTTCCATCGCGTATTCGCCGAACCGCCCGGCGAGCGTATCGTGTTCGCGTGTGCCCGCACCGTCGTATGCGAGCATGAAATGATTCAATCCGCCTATTTTCAGTTTTTGATCATACAGTGCGATGCTGATGCACGAACCGAGTACGGTGGAAATGTATTCCTCCCCGGATCCCGAAAAATATTCGCCGGGGTAGATAGTTACTATTTTTTTACCAAATTGTGAATCATAGTATGTGTTCATGCGCTGCCCTAAAAAAAGGTGATATCGCCGGGCGGTGTTCCCGATTCAACGATGAAGCCGGCAATTTTGCCTGCTTCCTCTTTATGTGCGGTGATCGTGAAATGCTGTATCAGATCCTTGAATTTATCGTCTTCTATTTCCCAATCGGATAATCCCGTTTTTTCCATAAGCTGCCGTTTTTGTACGGTCATGTTTTTGACTTCTTCGGTCAAAAGGTTCGCCGTACCGGTAAATCCGTCGTTGATACTTCGCAGCTGTGAAAGAAGCGTGTGAATCGTTTCGCACTGTTTATGGAATTCCGGCGGATACACGTTGAAATTTTGCATGATGGAGAAAATCTGTTCCTGAACGTTTTTCAGGTTTTCAAAAAAGAACGTTTTCTGGCTGCGGATTTCGGACATTTTCAGATTGTCCTGCGCAACGGCTTCCGAAAAACCGGAAAGCATTTCTTCGATTTCTTCTATAAAACTGACGATCGTTGTCTGCATGAGGTCGAGCGAATCGGTCGTTTCAGAGATCAGCTTGTCCATATCGGTAACAAAATCTTTTACCGTGGTAATGGCTTCGTTTTTTGATACCTCTATTTCCTGCAGGATGCGGACGTGCTGCAAACGGCTGATTACCGGCCGCAGATTTCCGAATACTTCGTACATGGAACGGGCTTTATCCGTTACGGTGCGGCACAGCAGCACGACGTTTTTCTGTGAAGATTTGAATTGGCCGAAGTCGCGTATCAGGAGTTTGAATCCGTCGAGTGCGGCTTGGAGTTCGGCGACGAGCGTCTTGCCGGTATTTTCGGTACCGGCGTTTTCCGCATCGGTAATTTTCGTGCCGCCGATTTTCGTGTCGCCGGTAAAAAAACGTTTCAGGTATGCAAGACGTTCCTGTTCCGTTCGGTCGAGGATGTTCAGCACGGATCCCCATTTCTCGTCAAATACGGCCGAACTTTTTTTCAGATGCCCGGAAATGTCTTTTAAAACGCTTTGGGCCAGGTCGGATAACGAAATATCGAACGCGACCGTGTCCAATTTTTTTACCGGATCTTCCACCGCTTCGGGCGGCACGAATTCGTTCATGCAGAGAATGACGTGATTCAGCGCCTGTTTGATAATATCCTGAAGCTGTATGCCTTCCATGGCGGCTTGAATGGCGGGAAATACCGACTGCGACAACCTGATGATCTGATCGAGCGGAGCGGCTGCCGCTTCGATATTTTCGGAAATACGGGCCAATTCCGTAGGACTCCGCTCGGCAATTCGTTTTTGACAGCCGGCGATTTCGGTAAACACGTTTTTAAGATTTGCGATGTTTTTTATGAGCGACGTTTCTTCGTCGGTCAGTTTTGCCGATAATTTTATCATGTCGCCGGACAGCCGCTGCAGATTTTCGGTGATGCAGGAGAACGCGCGGCCTTTTTCTCCTGATTTTATGGAAATGACCATCGCGTTGAGCGCGATCAGCTCCATTTCTTCGCTGTTGTTTTTTATGCGCGCGATCTGTTCGTTTATGCGATGCAGGTTTTCGACTTTCACGTTCAGCTGGTCGAACAGCGCGGTGTATTTTTCATCGTAATCGGCAAAATACGTATTTTCGGAAGCGGATGCTTTGCGGTTTGCAATTTCAAGTTCTTTCAAAAGTGCCAGCAGCTCGTCGAGGGAGCCGCTGTGCGAAGACCCGATCAGTTTGGGAAATTCAGTGGAAAGAGTTATAAATATATCTTCAATTTGAGTACTGATTGATTCTATTTGTGAAGAAAGGTTGCGTATGTTCATGTTATGTTTCCTGGGCCGCTGCTATGTATTCTGATTTCAGTTGTTCAAGATCGCCGTCTTCTTCATCCGGCACTAACGTGTCGTTGACCCCGTATTCATATGCAAGCATGCGTTCGGCCGTTCTGCCGATTCCGATCGAAAACGGGCTTTGCGGTTCCAGAAGGTATAAAGGCGTACGCCGCGCAACGGCGACGGGAACGTTCGGGTCTTTCGGGATAAAACCGATAAAATCCATGCGGATGTTCAGCTTTGTGCGGACGAGCGAGCGGAGTCTGCGGCCCATTTCAAGATCCTGCGCGGAAGAGCCGCAGTTGAGAACGACTTGCGGATTGAAGCGTTCCAGTTCAAGGCGGGCTTTTTCTCCCGATTCGGGATAACTGCGGCATATCGTTTCGATGAGCGCGGTGAACGAACTTTCGGTTCCCGTTAAAACCGATTGGATAAAATCCGCGACGGCTTTCCGCTCAGCACTTTTTGCCGGAAATTGCTGGGTAAAAAAGCGGAAGACGGATGCTTTCAGAAACGAGTATGCGTTCATGATGGACGTAATTTCCGGTGTGGTGACCAAAAGCGAATTGTACGTCATCAAATAAAAGTCGAGAATGTTGTACGAACTGCCTCCGCCGAGATCCAGCAAAACATAATCAGCGGGCAGCAGCGACAATTCTTTCATTATTTTTTTCTTGATAAAGAAATCCATGTTCGCGGTTCCCGGAAAGAGGCAGTCTCCGGCGATAAACCGCAGGTTTTCCGTCTGGGTTTCTTGAAGCAGTTCCGCAAGTGAATTCTGCTGACGGTAAATAAAATTACCCATACCCGCGTGATTGTTTTTCAATCCCAGCAATGTGTGCAGATTGGCACCGCCGAAGTCGAAATCGCAGAGTATGACCTGTTTTCCTTTTTGGGCAAGAGCTATTGCAAGATTTGCCGATACCGCACTTTTACCAACGCCACCTTTGCCGCTCGCGACAGGAATGATATTCACCATGATTTTTTATTATAGTGTGTAACATCAAGTAGCGCAAGTGTAGGGGAATAAACGTTCCTAAACAATAAGTCGGCAACGGTAACCTGTTTACCGTGCGTGCCGGCGTACCGTGTAAACGGCAGAGAGCCGGCACTCAAGCGATGAGTTTGCCATTTCGCCGAATTCTGCCTCCGGTGTACAGACTGAATACGGACGGAAATAATTTTTTGCACAGGATTCCGCTTAGCAGACTTAACGATACGATGAAAATGAGTCTGAGAAAAAAAATTGCGAACAGCAGTTTCGGTGTAACTGCCGGAATGAATTTGAGAATCAACTTGTTCACAACGGTTGCTGTCAGCGGTGTGTGAACCGCAAAAATCCAGAATGAATAAACGGAAAGCGACTGTAATCCTGCAAATATTTTTTCCTTTTTTACCCAAAGTCCGGCAAATTTTAAAATCAGCAGGCAGCTTAAAATTATGTTAAGTGCCTGTAGAATCTGAAAATCATGCCGATTAAGTACGTATTCTGCCGTTTGCGCTGCTATCACCAATCCGTACACGATTCCCAATTCTCGGAATTCGAGTTTATCGATTTTTGCCGCCGTTATGTTGTATTTGACTGCGCAGTATCCGAGCGGAAAAAATATGAACGCCTGTCCGTACATGGAATGCAGGGGAAGACTGCTTTGCCAAAAGATAAACGTGGCGCAAAAATAAAGAATAGGCCATTTGTCAATAATTTTTTTGATGAGCGGAGATAAAACGAATACCAGCATCAATTCGCGCAGATACCAAAACTGAATGAGAAACGGATAAAAAGTGCCGTCTTCATCCGCAGGGAATCCGCTGAATATTTTCAGCCAGCCGGCAGCGGTTTTATCCGCAACATGGTTTCTGGTAAGACCGGCAGAATCGGCTATAAAAAATAAAACGAAAGAAGAAAAAATCCATAAAAAATACGGCAGAACGATACTGCGCAGTCTTTTTTTCAGCATTGTCCCGTAAGATTCCCGTTTGGCAAAATACAGATATCCCGAAAAAAAGAAAAACAGTGGAACCGCACAGCAGATAAAAAAATGATTCGTAATGAAATTCTCCGAGCTTAAAAAAAACTTTGAAACTTCAACGCCTTTTCCGTAATTTTCAAACATTTCTGCAAGTGCGCCGCTGTGAATCGTAACGACGAATGTGCTCAGCAAAAAACGCAGCGCCGTAATTCTTTTTGACAGTTCCGGATCAATTTCCGTATTCGCCGATTTACCGTTTTCCATACGTGCTTCCTTTTCGATTCCGAATGTTTTCGTCTGCACGCGGATGCAGCCGGGGCAGCATAAATTCCGTCTGAAATTTATATTTTTCTAAGTTATAACCGGATTATATATAACTATGGTATATGATTCAATAGTTATAAGTTATATTTTATAATTTTTAAACGGTTTACTATTTACGGAAATGCTTTTTTACTATTTAAAATGGATGTTTATGAAACGTACGCAGCGAATATCAAGAAAATCAGAATTGCAAAGAAACTGAATCAGGCGGAACTTGCTGAAAAACTCGGTCTTTCAGTAAAATACGTAAGTGATTTGGAAACGGGCAGAAGCTCCGGTTCCTTTGATACGCTGGTAAACCTTGCCGATGCACTCGGCGTAGAACCGTACGAGCTGCTTTTGCCGCGGAATCAGCCGGTAAATTACGATAGCCGGCGTACAAAACAGCTTATGACTCGCCTGCGAACCAACCTGAACGAGCTTGTAGACACGGTGGAAAATTTCCTGAAAGAATAGGCACGCTGTTTGACACCGGACAAATTTTTTATTATCTTTTAAACAAAACGTATAA
This sequence is a window from Treponema brennaborense DSM 12168. Protein-coding genes within it:
- a CDS encoding helix-turn-helix domain-containing protein, which produces MDVYETYAANIKKIRIAKKLNQAELAEKLGLSVKYVSDLETGRSSGSFDTLVNLADALGVEPYELLLPRNQPVNYDSRRTKQLMTRLRTNLNELVDTVENFLKE
- a CDS encoding P-loop NTPase produces the protein MVNIIPVASGKGGVGKSAVSANLAIALAQKGKQVILCDFDFGGANLHTLLGLKNNHAGMGNFIYRQQNSLAELLQETQTENLRFIAGDCLFPGTANMDFFIKKKIMKELSLLPADYVLLDLGGGSSYNILDFYLMTYNSLLVTTPEITSIMNAYSFLKASVFRFFTQQFPAKSAERKAVADFIQSVLTGTESSFTALIETICRSYPESGEKARLELERFNPQVVLNCGSSAQDLEMGRRLRSLVRTKLNIRMDFIGFIPKDPNVPVAVARRTPLYLLEPQSPFSIGIGRTAERMLAYEYGVNDTLVPDEEDGDLEQLKSEYIAAAQET
- a CDS encoding chemotaxis protein CheD, which gives rise to MNTYYDSQFGKKIVTIYPGEYFSGSGEEYISTVLGSCISIALYDQKLKIGGLNHFMLAYDGAGTREHDTLAGRFGEYAMELLMNDLIKKGANRKYLSAKVFGGSNVLCTKESTRIQVGEANINFAFSYLEREKIPVVASNVGGTQSRKIFYDPASSKIWLKHIHNTIHEIEYIKKQEAQYAAQVREKEQHTGDIVWF
- a CDS encoding acyltransferase family protein translates to MENGKSANTEIDPELSKRITALRFLLSTFVVTIHSGALAEMFENYGKGVEVSKFFLSSENFITNHFFICCAVPLFFFFSGYLYFAKRESYGTMLKKRLRSIVLPYFLWIFSSFVLFFIADSAGLTRNHVADKTAAGWLKIFSGFPADEDGTFYPFLIQFWYLRELMLVFVLSPLIKKIIDKWPILYFCATFIFWQSSLPLHSMYGQAFIFFPLGYCAVKYNITAAKIDKLEFRELGIVYGLVIAAQTAEYVLNRHDFQILQALNIILSCLLILKFAGLWVKKEKIFAGLQSLSVYSFWIFAVHTPLTATVVNKLILKFIPAVTPKLLFAIFFLRLIFIVSLSLLSGILCKKLFPSVFSLYTGGRIRRNGKLIA